The nucleotide sequence ATAATGCTGGCAAGCTCGAAGCGGCGGTCGAGCGCAATGCCGGCATGAAGCGCTCGGCGCTGGAAACGGTCGATCTCCTCCGCGATGCGGCATCCAAAGGGCAGGCCAAAGATCGTGTGGCTCCTGAGCAGACACGTAAACCGCCAGAGCTTGATCGGTCGATCACCAAGCCCTTCGAAATCGGCATCTAGCGTCCTGCTGTCCCCATGCGTCCGCACATGGCCGGTTGACGAGAAGTTCTTTATTTGTTCTCATTAGCCCATTCACCGAATCTCCGACGATATCCTCCTCACCCATCTCGAAGTCGCGCTGGCCGTTGCGCCGGAGCACACGCTCGTCCATCTCAATGCCGATGATCCACGCGCCCAGCGCAGCGCCAGGGTCGATCTGGCTCGTCATCTTGTCGAACGCATGCGCGGTTTCACCATCGAAGGCGACAGCCATGGCTGCCCAGGCGCGCAATCGTGCCTATTTCCGGGCGATCTGCCGCCGATCGGATAAACTGATTGAGCTTGTAGAGGAGGTTTACTGGAGTGGCCTGTGCGGGGCGTTGGAGCTCAGCTGGACAATTCGCTCGGCGATAGCCTGCCAGGTCCGAATGCCTGCCTCGTCGCCAGTAAGTGCGAGAGCCCCAATCTGTTCGGCGACGTGCAAGGGTGCATTGTCCCCATGGGCTCGAAGGACATGGTTGGCGCAGGCCCAGAGCTCCCAGTCGCTAAGCATCAGCCGAGCGCACTGATGGCCGCGCCAACCGTCGCGTAGAGACCATAGGCGACGAAACCTGCGGCAAGAATGAATTCGAGGCGGAGTTTGAATGCAGTCGGTCGAGGGTGTCCGGATGGCCATATCTGGTCACAGACAAATCCGTTGAACCCCGAACGCTCCCCGACCACTTCGACGCGAGAGCCGATGAATTTGCGTACCTGGCGGGTGTTGTCGAGTTCCCATGTCCCGCCACCATCGGTTCGCAGCACCGGTCCGTTGGCCGACCGTTCGACGATGCCGGTCAGATGCGTGGTGCAGATCACCGGCAAGCCGGGCCTTTCCAGTAGCGATCCCAACGCAGGACGGTGCCGGTTTTGATCATGGCGCATGACAGATCGGCACCTGACGGCAGGCGGCACCAGGCAGCCGTTCTGTTGCCGCCCGCGCCCCCCTCGGAGCGGCAGGTCATCCGGAGACCTCGAACGACAACATGGCCGGTTGAAATTGTCCCGCGCGCGCCGCCCATCAGCTGCACGAGGGCATCGCGCGCC is from Sphingomonas sp. IW22 and encodes:
- a CDS encoding DUF5818 domain-containing protein, which codes for MICTTHLTGIVERSANGPVLRTDGGGTWELDNTRQVRKFIGSRVEVVGERSGFNGFVCDQIWPSGHPRPTAFKLRLEFILAAGFVAYGLYATVGAAISALG
- a CDS encoding thermonuclease family protein, which translates into the protein MLALLAASIVASGQTFTCTATHVWDGDGPVWCAEGPHLRIAGIAAREMDGTCRTNQPCPDATAIEARDALVQLMGGARGTISTGHVVVRGLRMTCRSEGGAGGNRTAAWCRLPSGADLSCAMIKTGTVLRWDRYWKGPACR